From the Papaver somniferum cultivar HN1 chromosome 2, ASM357369v1, whole genome shotgun sequence genome, the window GTGACGAATCCAACGTATAGTGTGCCTTCCATGACTACTAAGATCTCTGTGGCTCTAGGGTGAGTGTGTGGTGCGTTTAGACCATTCGGTGCAAAGTCTATACGAGCCATAGAAATGCCGAGAGTGTTAAGTCCAGGGATTTGGGCTACATTAGCTGCTGTTACATTCGATCCCAAAGGATTATCTGTAATCCCTGCAACGTTTAATCCCGGGAGGAAGAAATCGTCTGCTGTAACAAGTTTGGGATCTTTGCAGAATAAACCATTCACAAACACtgcattgttcaatcaaaaacaaaacacgGTAACAAAATTAGATACAAATAATTGTTCATATTTAAATAATTCAAGAATATTGAAAATTAGTAATGAAGCATAGAACTGTACGTCTGTACCTCCATTATTGGTGTTACCAATGGCAACACAGAAATCTTGCAGAGGACTAGGATCAGAACCTAAGGctggaaaacaaaacaaagccAAGAAAACAAGAACTTGGCCAAGAAAGAGGAGGTAACTAGTGTTGCTTCTCattttgtttgaagaaagagtaaCCAAAACTTGATTAAGTTGCAGCTTAATTTTTTGGTGTGTCTAACTTGATTTGTAAATTCTGTGAAGGTAAaaatctctatttatagagaaaggTCATTGAAATAG encodes:
- the LOC113350387 gene encoding germin-like protein subfamily 1 member 17, whose translation is MRSNTSYLLFLGQVLVFLALFCFPALGSDPSPLQDFCVAIGNTNNGVFVNGLFCKDPKLVTADDFFLPGLNVAGITDNPLGSNVTAANVAQIPGLNTLGISMARIDFAPNGLNAPHTHPRATEILVVMEGTLYVGFVTSNMGNVNKLFTKVLNKGDVFVFPVGLIHFQFNMGKTDAVAIAALSSQNPGTITIGNAVFGSTPPIDDNVLAKAFQIDNKLVDFLQSRFWMPSN